One Rossellomorea aquimaris DNA window includes the following coding sequences:
- a CDS encoding GNAT family N-acetyltransferase — protein sequence MKIKHNHYQTRDLKYTVRSATEEDAKALSQVRLQIDGETEYLDREKGEAYIDERGFKEIIKDDSERSNHLFQVAEVNGRIAGFSRCEGSGLKRISHHVEFGVGVLKEFWGYGIGKALLDESVKWADSNEIRKVTLKVIETNEKAIKLYEDYGFEVEGVLKEDKLLSDGNYYHTILMARFNKHY from the coding sequence TTGAAAATCAAACATAATCATTACCAAACCCGTGATCTGAAATATACTGTAAGGTCAGCAACAGAAGAAGACGCGAAAGCTTTGTCCCAAGTGAGGTTGCAGATCGATGGCGAAACGGAATATTTAGACCGGGAAAAAGGCGAGGCATATATCGATGAAAGAGGCTTTAAAGAAATCATAAAAGATGATTCGGAGAGGTCCAATCACTTATTTCAAGTTGCGGAAGTAAACGGACGGATTGCAGGGTTTTCAAGGTGTGAGGGGAGCGGGTTGAAAAGAATTTCACACCACGTTGAGTTCGGGGTAGGGGTTTTAAAGGAATTCTGGGGATATGGGATAGGAAAGGCCCTTTTAGACGAATCCGTCAAATGGGCAGATTCAAATGAGATTCGCAAGGTAACTTTAAAGGTGATCGAAACAAATGAAAAAGCTATAAAGCTATATGAAGACTATGGTTTTGAAGTCGAAGGGGTTTTAAAAGAAGACAAACTTCTGTCTGATGGGAATTACTATCATACGATATTGATGGCAAGGTTCAACAAGCATTACTAG
- a CDS encoding nucleoside hydrolase: MKKIILFADPGIDDSIAIMYALLNPDIKVLAIVSSYGNTSKKQATDNIAYLLKLAGREDIPIIGGTNSPSSGEIPTYYPEIHGQEGLGPIRPPESISGELTNFSELYKIIKDQEDITIVDVGRNTSLASLHLLGENIVEDIKEFYIMGGAFMVPGNVTPSAEANFYGDPIASQVVVRDLNNIYIVPLNVSNKAIITMDQIRYIQQMSDNPLIEIMDEVMEYYIEAYKKLVPGINGAPMHDVVTLSLMVNPEMGKSIRREVNILTTGTGMGTSIADFRPSSKPAEKNINIFLELDYPKFLEDFINVMGKANGKP, translated from the coding sequence ATGAAGAAAATCATTTTGTTTGCGGATCCCGGCATTGATGATTCCATTGCCATCATGTACGCCCTTCTGAACCCCGACATTAAAGTACTCGCCATCGTATCAAGTTATGGGAATACTTCAAAAAAGCAGGCAACGGATAATATCGCCTATTTGCTCAAGCTTGCCGGAAGAGAAGATATCCCGATCATCGGGGGAACCAATAGTCCATCGTCAGGGGAAATCCCAACGTACTATCCCGAGATCCACGGACAGGAAGGGCTCGGTCCCATCAGACCTCCTGAGAGTATATCGGGTGAACTAACCAATTTCTCAGAACTCTACAAAATCATCAAGGACCAGGAAGATATCACCATAGTTGACGTGGGGAGAAATACATCTCTTGCCTCCCTTCACTTATTAGGTGAAAATATCGTCGAAGACATCAAGGAATTTTACATTATGGGAGGCGCCTTTATGGTTCCTGGAAACGTGACCCCGTCTGCAGAAGCGAACTTCTATGGTGACCCCATTGCATCGCAGGTGGTGGTCAGGGATCTGAACAATATTTATATCGTTCCCTTGAATGTCTCGAACAAAGCCATCATCACCATGGACCAAATCCGTTATATCCAGCAGATGTCAGATAACCCATTGATTGAGATCATGGATGAAGTCATGGAATACTATATTGAAGCTTATAAGAAGCTCGTTCCAGGTATAAACGGCGCACCCATGCATGATGTAGTGACCCTATCCCTGATGGTGAACCCGGAAATGGGGAAGTCCATCAGAAGGGAAGTCAACATCTTGACCACGGGAACAGGAATGGGAACGTCCATCGCAGATTTCAGGCCCAGTTCCAAGCCGGCTGAAAAAAACATCAACATCTTCCTTGAATTGGACTATCCAAAGTTTTTAGAGGATTTTATCAATGTAATGGGAAAGGCAAATGGGAAACCTTGA
- a CDS encoding nucleic acid-binding protein — protein MNCTHCKNEMVKGCNVNVEGVMYGIKISKKRKGLFNKVSAKPKAAVCSNCGYVAFYVDDYKLFRE, from the coding sequence ATGAACTGTACTCATTGTAAAAATGAAATGGTAAAAGGATGTAACGTCAATGTTGAAGGTGTCATGTATGGGATAAAAATAAGTAAAAAACGTAAAGGTTTATTTAATAAAGTTTCGGCAAAACCGAAAGCAGCCGTTTGTTCGAACTGCGGCTATGTGGCTTTCTATGTTGATGATTATAAATTATTCAGAGAATAG
- a CDS encoding nuclease-related domain-containing protein gives MIAKERKPPRKLLQTEAILRRLQPPDHPKRPIIEQDLKKRKAGYHGEKAVDYHLSFLTDKKYMIFNDLKLPLEPDYFQIDSLLVTPHYSLPIEIKNIAGTLTIDPEFNQLSKHYQGIETGYPDPITQAKRQMLFLQKWFHNNKLPCPPVEFLVVFSNPSTILRMAPGHRLTPPYDKMIHAQNLVSEISKLNTKYNGEENEIIDLKKTKRLLLNQHQAIDDYFLLIKPTITNWELRDFLLLPSRRTAATILQSLHMNGLKKGVFYTQSF, from the coding sequence TTGATCGCAAAAGAAAGAAAACCTCCTCGCAAACTTCTCCAAACCGAGGCCATCTTAAGAAGGCTTCAACCTCCAGACCATCCGAAACGTCCCATCATCGAACAGGATCTCAAGAAAAGAAAAGCCGGATACCATGGTGAGAAAGCCGTGGATTATCACTTAAGTTTCCTGACAGACAAGAAGTACATGATATTCAACGACCTGAAACTCCCACTCGAACCGGATTACTTCCAGATCGATAGCCTTCTTGTCACCCCACACTACTCACTCCCGATTGAAATAAAGAACATCGCCGGCACCCTTACGATCGACCCTGAATTCAATCAACTTTCTAAACATTACCAAGGTATTGAAACGGGTTACCCCGATCCCATTACACAGGCGAAGCGTCAGATGCTATTCCTGCAAAAGTGGTTTCATAACAACAAACTTCCTTGCCCTCCCGTAGAATTCCTCGTCGTATTCAGCAATCCGTCAACCATTCTGAGAATGGCTCCCGGTCACAGACTCACCCCCCCATACGATAAAATGATTCATGCCCAAAATCTCGTCAGTGAAATCAGCAAACTCAATACAAAGTACAACGGTGAAGAAAATGAAATCATCGATCTCAAAAAAACCAAAAGACTTCTATTGAATCAGCATCAAGCCATTGACGACTACTTCCTATTAATCAAACCAACGATCACCAATTGGGAATTAAGGGACTTTCTTCTGCTTCCTTCACGGAGAACAGCTGCCACTATCCTTCAATCCCTCCACATGAACGGATTAAAAAAAGGAGTCTTCTACACCCAATCATTTTAG
- a CDS encoding CBO0543 family protein: MTESQQTMLSRLKEIQENQTEMWTSYWQQYSDFATWPFWVLAALFILPLIVLFFVLDKRKALLLGFYGYNVHVFFTYVDAIGANLVKWFYPYKIFPVLASSISLDVSLVPVAFMLMYQFTLNHHKNYYLFMFLLSAVFAFAFKPLLVAIGLFEMSEGTNYFTLFLCYVVVGLIAKWITDVFVYFEKKALNRV, encoded by the coding sequence ATGACTGAATCCCAGCAGACCATGCTTAGCCGTTTAAAAGAAATCCAGGAGAATCAAACCGAAATGTGGACCAGCTACTGGCAGCAATATTCGGATTTTGCCACCTGGCCGTTTTGGGTATTGGCTGCATTGTTTATACTTCCTCTGATTGTGCTATTTTTTGTCCTAGATAAAAGAAAGGCCCTTCTTTTAGGGTTCTATGGATATAATGTTCATGTCTTCTTTACATACGTAGATGCCATAGGAGCTAACTTGGTGAAGTGGTTCTATCCATATAAAATCTTCCCGGTATTGGCGAGCTCGATTTCATTGGATGTGTCCCTGGTTCCCGTTGCCTTTATGCTCATGTATCAATTTACATTAAATCATCATAAAAATTACTATTTATTCATGTTTCTGCTCAGTGCAGTCTTTGCATTTGCTTTCAAGCCATTGCTAGTTGCGATAGGTTTGTTTGAGATGAGCGAGGGAACGAATTATTTCACCTTATTCCTTTGTTACGTGGTTGTCGGTCTGATTGCGAAATGGATTACGGATGTCTTTGTTTATTTTGAAAAGAAAGCTCTTAATCGCGTGTGA
- a CDS encoding DUF4362 domain-containing protein, with amino-acid sequence MTKKKGFIPSLIFGSIILCTIAIVAFFVFKGDEVREIIKDGFSDDEQVSQTNVEEVTNEHGNISNLEALDTFIDKLQDKQKAKINVIQYGIEGQRVVEELTFNGDDVHVYRSVDEDFIEEFRCENVVTNEDGRKKQYVLKQCTGNFTGDTVLLSKNVED; translated from the coding sequence ATGACTAAGAAAAAAGGATTCATTCCTTCATTGATATTCGGAAGTATCATTTTGTGCACGATCGCAATCGTTGCTTTCTTTGTATTTAAAGGTGATGAGGTGAGAGAAATAATCAAGGATGGATTCTCAGATGATGAGCAAGTCTCCCAAACGAACGTAGAAGAAGTAACCAATGAACACGGAAACATCAGTAATCTAGAAGCTTTAGATACCTTTATTGATAAGTTGCAAGATAAACAAAAAGCAAAAATCAATGTGATCCAGTATGGGATTGAGGGACAGAGAGTGGTTGAAGAACTGACATTTAATGGAGATGATGTCCACGTTTATCGCAGTGTAGATGAAGATTTCATAGAAGAATTCCGGTGTGAAAATGTGGTGACGAATGAAGATGGTCGAAAGAAGCAGTATGTGTTGAAGCAATGTACAGGTAATTTTACTGGGGATACTGTTTTACTATCTAAGAATGTAGAGGATTAG
- a CDS encoding DinB family protein, with product MNFKIDKQRGFTPQIGHLVSQMDYARHTTLEAVMGLTTSELDYLPSEDGNSIGALLLHMAAVEKGFQIEIFDDRRPNEQEMEEWGAPYSLGDKGRKSIKGEPLEFYIVKLDEVRRRTLEEFAQRPDDWLYKDRQWDGHPSNHYFIWFHVYEDEINHRGQIRLIRRMLSRD from the coding sequence ATGAATTTCAAGATTGATAAACAAAGAGGTTTCACTCCACAGATCGGGCATCTTGTCTCGCAAATGGATTATGCCAGGCACACAACATTGGAAGCTGTAATGGGTCTAACGACGTCGGAATTGGATTACTTGCCTAGTGAGGACGGGAATAGCATCGGAGCCCTTTTATTACATATGGCCGCAGTTGAAAAAGGGTTTCAGATTGAAATATTCGATGATAGACGACCGAATGAACAAGAGATGGAGGAGTGGGGAGCTCCGTACAGCCTCGGTGACAAAGGTCGAAAGAGTATCAAGGGAGAACCGCTGGAGTTTTATATAGTGAAGCTGGATGAAGTAAGGCGCAGAACGCTGGAGGAATTTGCCCAGCGGCCGGATGATTGGTTGTATAAGGATCGACAATGGGATGGACATCCTTCTAATCACTATTTTATCTGGTTTCACGTATACGAGGATGAAATCAATCATAGAGGTCAGATAAGGTTGATACGAAGGATGTTGTCACGGGATTGA
- a CDS encoding SDR family oxidoreductase, whose amino-acid sequence MNVAVVGANGQIGKQVIGLLKESSEHTPKAIVRKEEQAKAFEQDGVQSSLVDLEGTVDEITHGLKGADAVVFTAGSGGKTGADKTLLIDLDGAVKTMEAAKQAGIDRFIMVSALQAHNRENWNESLKPYYVAKHFADRALEQSGLTYTIIRPGGLLNEAGTGKVTAGENLSRESIPREDVAGTIVASLDEERTFNKGFDLISGDAGIEEAVRNV is encoded by the coding sequence ATGAACGTAGCAGTAGTAGGAGCGAACGGACAAATCGGGAAGCAAGTGATCGGGCTCTTAAAAGAAAGCAGCGAGCATACGCCAAAGGCCATAGTGAGAAAAGAAGAGCAGGCCAAGGCCTTTGAACAGGATGGTGTCCAATCTTCACTGGTTGATTTAGAGGGAACGGTGGATGAGATTACACATGGTTTGAAGGGTGCCGATGCCGTCGTATTTACAGCGGGGTCCGGTGGCAAAACGGGAGCGGATAAAACCTTGCTCATCGATTTAGACGGAGCGGTGAAAACGATGGAGGCCGCCAAACAAGCAGGAATTGACCGGTTCATCATGGTGAGTGCCCTGCAGGCTCATAATCGTGAGAACTGGAACGAATCCTTGAAGCCGTATTATGTGGCGAAGCATTTTGCCGACCGTGCACTGGAACAGAGCGGATTAACCTACACCATCATCCGTCCTGGCGGTTTATTGAATGAAGCGGGTACAGGGAAGGTGACCGCAGGAGAGAATCTATCAAGAGAATCGATTCCACGTGAAGATGTAGCGGGCACGATCGTAGCGAGCCTGGACGAAGAACGTACATTTAATAAGGGCTTTGATTTGATTTCTGGTGATGCTGGAATTGAAGAGGCTGTTCGGAACGTATAA
- a CDS encoding HAD-IA family hydrolase → MYKHIIWDFDGTLFDTYPVMAGSFKDTLERQGIEEPLEEITKHMKVSMTYAFNHYGEKYGIGDEFITAYDSRRKEVEFDLSKPFEGIEELCKYIHSTGRRNYLYTHRGESSIKMLESYGLTGYFTDFITSQHGFERKPSPNAIQHLIRTHHIDHTEAIMIGDRDLDLLSGKNAGISACYFTDNVEENPHADYVVTSVEELYSII, encoded by the coding sequence ATGTACAAACACATCATATGGGATTTCGATGGCACGCTTTTTGATACCTATCCCGTGATGGCGGGAAGCTTCAAGGACACGCTTGAAAGACAGGGAATCGAAGAGCCGTTGGAGGAAATTACGAAACATATGAAGGTATCGATGACATATGCTTTCAATCATTACGGAGAGAAGTACGGAATCGGGGACGAGTTTATCACAGCCTACGATTCACGCAGAAAAGAAGTGGAATTCGATTTGTCCAAGCCCTTTGAAGGGATCGAGGAACTCTGTAAGTATATTCATTCCACTGGCAGAAGGAATTATTTGTACACCCACAGAGGTGAGTCTTCGATCAAGATGCTGGAGAGTTATGGGCTGACGGGTTATTTTACTGACTTCATCACCTCCCAGCACGGGTTTGAGAGAAAGCCGAGTCCTAACGCCATTCAGCACCTGATTCGAACCCATCATATCGATCATACGGAAGCGATCATGATCGGGGATCGGGATTTGGATTTATTATCTGGAAAAAATGCAGGGATCAGTGCGTGTTATTTTACGGATAATGTTGAAGAAAACCCTCATGCTGATTATGTTGTGACGAGTGTGGAAGAATTGTATTCAATCATTTGA
- a CDS encoding CPBP family intramembrane glutamic endopeptidase, translated as MIRSKQTLFLISSAALFFAGIILLSYRRYDWGLLALLGLLILYPATKKNHSVISLFLFFLLGLLLFQFANGWIGEWDVSKETKILLNRSFLLLILMGLAVSHLVSKEKIVLFTQFPNWKRRVSMPSHTISLPLFLLIGLAGSSTIFIPLIWSSGISELKAQFLFAIGFTILNATLEELIWRGVMLSSLKRNVSVLYAVTVTSLGFGLLHLSIGIPLLLSLLFSFGGLFYAIVVLKTESIYPSIAFHMVMNFGMVLNGWIN; from the coding sequence ATGATCCGTTCAAAGCAAACGCTTTTCCTCATAAGTTCGGCCGCCCTGTTTTTCGCAGGAATCATCCTTCTTTCATATAGAAGATACGATTGGGGACTGCTTGCGCTACTTGGCCTTCTCATCCTCTATCCCGCTACAAAAAAGAATCACTCAGTTATTTCCCTCTTCCTATTCTTTCTGCTAGGACTATTGCTGTTTCAATTCGCAAATGGCTGGATCGGTGAATGGGACGTGTCAAAAGAAACGAAAATCCTGTTGAACAGAAGCTTTCTGCTCCTCATCCTGATGGGATTAGCGGTCTCACACCTAGTGTCAAAGGAAAAAATCGTTCTCTTCACTCAATTTCCAAATTGGAAAAGGCGTGTCTCCATGCCATCCCATACCATTTCACTGCCCTTATTCTTACTGATTGGACTGGCGGGATCAAGCACCATCTTCATCCCACTCATCTGGTCCTCAGGCATAAGCGAGTTGAAAGCTCAATTCCTATTCGCTATAGGATTTACCATCCTCAATGCTACCCTGGAAGAGCTCATCTGGAGAGGCGTCATGCTGTCATCGTTGAAACGAAACGTATCCGTCCTTTATGCCGTTACGGTCACAAGCCTCGGATTCGGTCTATTACATCTATCCATCGGAATCCCGCTGCTTCTCAGCCTCCTCTTTTCTTTCGGAGGACTCTTCTATGCCATTGTGGTGTTAAAGACCGAAAGCATCTATCCTTCGATCGCTTTTCATATGGTGATGAATTTTGGGATGGTGTTGAATGGGTGGATAAATTAA
- a CDS encoding HD domain-containing protein translates to MWLKDDLYGEYKVDSVLEELILSDPVQRLKGIHQGGASFLVNEKWDVTRYEHSVGVMLLIKKLGGSVEEQIAGLLHDVSHTAFSHVIDGVLDNLSEDYHEDIFEQVIHDSGIPQILEKYDYDYRDIILDDSRWSLLEQPAPELCADRVDYTLRDMYRYGYISLKEVHDFLDEVAVAEGKICVKTIEASEWFVKTYYTEVIDFFMNPLNIYGNHSLSNVLKAALEKGWISLDDFLGEDEEVLLKLQKTDDKIQMLLSELNQDVYIEENKANYDIHHKGKVRLIDPSVVNRNGLLKSSVLSEEVRQRGEAAYEISKTGRYMKVIRPGGPSLVE, encoded by the coding sequence GTGTGGTTGAAGGACGATTTGTACGGAGAATACAAAGTAGACAGTGTATTGGAAGAACTGATTCTAAGTGATCCGGTTCAACGATTAAAGGGGATCCATCAAGGCGGAGCCAGTTTCCTGGTCAATGAAAAGTGGGATGTAACCAGATACGAACACTCAGTAGGTGTGATGCTTTTGATCAAAAAACTGGGGGGCTCAGTAGAGGAGCAGATTGCAGGATTACTGCATGATGTGTCCCATACGGCCTTCTCCCATGTCATCGATGGTGTTCTCGATAATCTTTCAGAGGATTACCACGAAGACATATTCGAACAGGTCATCCATGATTCTGGGATTCCTCAGATTTTGGAGAAGTATGATTATGACTATAGGGATATCATACTTGATGATTCGAGATGGTCCTTGCTTGAGCAGCCGGCACCTGAGCTTTGTGCCGATCGGGTGGATTACACGTTGAGGGACATGTACAGATACGGGTATATTTCATTGAAAGAGGTTCACGATTTCCTGGACGAGGTCGCAGTGGCGGAAGGAAAGATCTGTGTGAAAACCATTGAGGCATCCGAATGGTTTGTTAAGACCTATTATACAGAAGTGATTGACTTCTTCATGAATCCGCTGAATATCTATGGGAATCATTCACTCTCCAACGTATTAAAGGCAGCATTAGAAAAAGGATGGATCAGCTTGGATGATTTTCTTGGGGAGGATGAAGAGGTACTCCTAAAACTCCAAAAGACGGATGACAAGATTCAGATGCTCCTAAGTGAACTGAATCAAGATGTATATATAGAAGAAAACAAAGCCAATTATGATATTCACCATAAAGGAAAGGTGAGATTGATTGATCCTTCTGTTGTGAATCGGAATGGATTGCTAAAGTCGTCTGTTTTGTCGGAAGAAGTTAGACAAAGAGGAGAAGCCGCTTATGAGATCAGTAAAACAGGAAGATATATGAAGGTGATAAGACCTGGGGGACCCAGTTTAGTTGAATAG
- a CDS encoding DUF3885 domain-containing protein, translated as MKYPFLTSIIKQEEFEANKGTNDSSIRPRIQGVRCITDVQTMKYDRFLENRPTKVYQKYIRRKDTRYKLFYELFHIEEEDENLVKHRFILPCHKHDIRYQQLLMAISYEDFPHPTQLLKGSQHAGIDIYFVNVTRKMIFHLYDDRGCDVIASDKEDLRSLYREFNDWILDYDRVQIDNMMNTQLKMRLV; from the coding sequence TTGAAATATCCATTCCTGACGTCGATCATTAAACAAGAGGAATTTGAAGCAAATAAAGGAACGAACGACTCTTCTATTCGACCACGTATTCAAGGAGTCAGATGCATTACGGATGTTCAAACCATGAAATATGACCGTTTTCTTGAGAATAGACCCACAAAAGTGTATCAGAAATATATCAGACGTAAGGATACTAGGTACAAGCTTTTTTATGAGCTCTTCCATATTGAAGAAGAAGATGAAAACCTGGTCAAACATCGGTTCATCCTGCCTTGTCACAAGCATGATATCCGATATCAACAACTCCTAATGGCGATTTCCTACGAGGACTTCCCCCATCCAACTCAACTTTTAAAAGGTTCCCAACACGCGGGTATAGATATTTACTTCGTGAATGTCACACGAAAGATGATTTTCCATCTATACGATGACCGTGGTTGCGATGTCATTGCGTCTGATAAAGAGGACCTGCGTTCCCTATACAGAGAATTTAATGATTGGATATTGGATTATGACCGGGTGCAGATTGATAACATGATGAATACCCAATTAAAAATGCGCTTGGTCTGA